The segment CGAAGCGAAGTCTTGGTGTCTGCGTGAGATCCCCAAGCTGTTTGCCGGCAGATAGTGATGAAGACGCTCCTCCCGTTAACGGGAGGAGCGGGAAGATTAATAGGAGAAGGGTTTCGGATCGGGTCCGAAGCGATTGTTGCCTTCGGTGCCGCGCTGGCAGTTAAAGATCAGGATCACCAGCCAGCCGATGACCGGGATCAACAGCAGCAATAGCCACCAGGCCGAACGATCGGTGTCATGCAGACGGCGAAATTGCACCGCCCACCACGGTAAAAAGACCAGTACGCCATAGATAGTGGTCAGAATGCCTTCGCCGCCAGCCCGCTGCCAGCCCAGCATTTTATCGATGATGCTCAATACGCCGGTCAGGATGAGGTTGACCAGAATAAACATCCAGTACTCTTTGCGCCGCGCACGGCCGCCAAATCCTATATAGTTTTTTAATACCTTGAGATACCAGTCCATTTCTACGCCTCAATTAACCGTCAATCACTTGTTTTTTAAGCGATCGCAATAAGAATAGACGTGAATGAATGGTGGGTAAATATCTGTTTTCTGAATTATTGGGCGCCATCACTGGCGCCCGACAGATCAACGGAAGCGCTGATCGCGACCGTGCGGTTCGTTGAGAT is part of the Flammeovirga agarivorans genome and harbors:
- a CDS encoding DUF805 domain-containing protein yields the protein MDWYLKVLKNYIGFGGRARRKEYWMFILVNLILTGVLSIIDKMLGWQRAGGEGILTTIYGVLVFLPWWAVQFRRLHDTDRSAWWLLLLLIPVIGWLVILIFNCQRGTEGNNRFGPDPKPFSY